A segment of the Leptolyngbya sp. CCY15150 genome:
CGCCGCAGACCATACACCCCGTCGCCATTCACCACATTCCCCAGCCCCGTCTCGCAGGCCGATAGCACCACCAGTTGGGTACCGAACAGGTTCATTCGGGTGACTTCCTGGGCCGTGAGCACCCCGTCGTCGTCATCATCCGCGAAGCTTGCCCGTTGGTTGACGCCCGCAAATACTAACCCGGATCGCAGCAGGGGATTTTCCATGTTGCGGGGGGTGGGTACGCAGTCGGACTCGGCGGTGGAGACAACATCAATCGAGGCAGTGCGGGTACCGCCGGAAACGGCAAGACAGTCTTGGTCTTGCAGGAAGAATCCGTGGGTGGCTAGGTGCAGGATGCTGGGCGCTTGAACTTGCTTAATGGCGGATTCAGTGGCCTCGGGCCCGTCCCAGCGGGTGACGTTGGGCAGCAGAGGCATGATGGCATCCGCTTCCGTTTCGGTGCCGGGGAGGGAGCCAAAGGCATTGAGGCTGCTAAAGTCGGTGGAGCGCTGGGCCGTGAGGACGGCATTGCCCTGACTCGGCGTAGCACCACGCGACGCGGCGGCTAGCTCGGTGGCTCCATAGTCTGGATTGGCAACAATCACCGGCCCCTGCCCCGGCTCCAGACCCCGATTCATCCGCAGCAGGTCGCGACCGGAGGTGAGGTAGGTGAGAGTAAGGGTTTCGCTGAGGTAGCGATTTTCTTCGTCCATCAGGGCGGCGAAGGGGATCAGGTTGAGAGCACCATCGGGGGAGATCAGCAGGTGGGTGGCATCGTCGGTGAGGGCGCGAA
Coding sequences within it:
- a CDS encoding CHAT domain-containing protein; the encoded protein is MQQQIPADGALVELVRYEPFDPSGAGTWGAPRYAAYVLFPSGEIRTVDLGDAAAMDAQVFTFLDALRDPRSNIQPIARALDAQLMQPIRALTDDATHLLISPDGALNLIPFAALMDEENRYLSETLTLTYLTSGRDLLRMNRGLEPGQGPVIVANPDYGATELAAASRGATPSQGNAVLTAQRSTDFSSLNAFGSLPGTETEADAIMPLLPNVTRWDGPEATESAIKQVQAPSILHLATHGFFLQDQDCLAVSGGTRTASIDVVSTAESDCVPTPRNMENPLLRSGLVFAGVNQRASFADDDDDGVLTAQEVTRMNLFGTQLVVLSACETGLGNVVNGDGVYGLRRAFVLAGAESQLMSLWKVDDFGTSDLMQGYYERLMDGAGR